From the genome of Spodoptera frugiperda isolate SF20-4 chromosome 23, AGI-APGP_CSIRO_Sfru_2.0, whole genome shotgun sequence, one region includes:
- the LOC118267105 gene encoding protein rogdi isoform X2, whose amino-acid sequence MCDNEKEEAANLKEEFEWVLREEVHAILHQLHTVLVECAHRFPVPLYGNEGQKQDKFILTSQPEQLKCIVTLTGDSISHADISFKVLRQMHTICRTSINQDGPWKLQQIQDAANHLQQAIGYIDNVDKHYVFRSSEEVLHIIQCLIGSLQRARTALVLPKKKAIDELMKSRNMALSPNLPEDLAISFYIQSHKLIFVAYQLSSVHGTMRIDSCQADCAVPWLSDVLFMLTAALHMCQQLKDKLCVFSQYKDFTVGSRSASMVFN is encoded by the exons ATGTGTGATAACGAAAAAGAAGAAGCAGCTAATCTG aaAGAGGAATTTGAATGGGTCCTTCGCGAAGAGGTGCACGCGATATTACACCAGCTTCATACAGTATTGGTT GAATGCGCTCACAGGTTTCCTGTGCCGTTGTATGGAAATGAGGGGCAGAAGCAAGACAAATTCATATTGACATCACAACCTGAACAACTAAAATGTATTGTGACACTTACAGGAGATAGTATATCCCATGCT GACATAAGTTTCAAAGTGTTACGGCAAATGCACACAATATGCCGTACATCAATCAACCAGGATGGGCCTTGGAAGCTCCAGCAGATACAGGATGCTGCAAATCATTTACAACAAGCAATTGGTTATATTGATAATGTGGATAAACATTATGTATTCAG aTCATCAGAAGAAGTGCTTCACATAATTCAATGTCTTATCGGTTCACTGCAACGAGCTCGGACTGCCTTAGTACTGCCCAAGAAAAAAGCAATCGATGAGCTTATGAAGAGTagaaatatg GCATTATCTCCGAATCTACCAGAAGACTTAGCAATATCATTCTACATACAGTCGCACAAGCTTATATTCGTTGCGTACCAGCTGAGCTCCGTGCATGGTACAATGAGGATTGACTCATGTCAAGCAGATTGCGCCGTTCCTTGGCTAAGTGATGTATTGTTTATGTTAACGGCAGCACTTCATATGTGTCAACAACTTAAGGATAAG
- the LOC118267105 gene encoding protein rogdi isoform X1: MCDNEKEEAANLKEEFEWVLREEVHAILHQLHTVLVECAHRFPVPLYGNEGQKQDKFILTSQPEQLKCIVTLTGDSISHADISFKVLRQMHTICRTSINQDGPWKLQQIQDAANHLQQAIGYIDNVDKHYVFRSSEEVLHIIQCLIGSLQRARTALVLPKKKAIDELMKSRNMKALSPNLPEDLAISFYIQSHKLIFVAYQLSSVHGTMRIDSCQADCAVPWLSDVLFMLTAALHMCQQLKDKLCVFSQYKDFTVGSRSASMVFN, from the exons ATGTGTGATAACGAAAAAGAAGAAGCAGCTAATCTG aaAGAGGAATTTGAATGGGTCCTTCGCGAAGAGGTGCACGCGATATTACACCAGCTTCATACAGTATTGGTT GAATGCGCTCACAGGTTTCCTGTGCCGTTGTATGGAAATGAGGGGCAGAAGCAAGACAAATTCATATTGACATCACAACCTGAACAACTAAAATGTATTGTGACACTTACAGGAGATAGTATATCCCATGCT GACATAAGTTTCAAAGTGTTACGGCAAATGCACACAATATGCCGTACATCAATCAACCAGGATGGGCCTTGGAAGCTCCAGCAGATACAGGATGCTGCAAATCATTTACAACAAGCAATTGGTTATATTGATAATGTGGATAAACATTATGTATTCAG aTCATCAGAAGAAGTGCTTCACATAATTCAATGTCTTATCGGTTCACTGCAACGAGCTCGGACTGCCTTAGTACTGCCCAAGAAAAAAGCAATCGATGAGCTTATGAAGAGTagaaatatg aaGGCATTATCTCCGAATCTACCAGAAGACTTAGCAATATCATTCTACATACAGTCGCACAAGCTTATATTCGTTGCGTACCAGCTGAGCTCCGTGCATGGTACAATGAGGATTGACTCATGTCAAGCAGATTGCGCCGTTCCTTGGCTAAGTGATGTATTGTTTATGTTAACGGCAGCACTTCATATGTGTCAACAACTTAAGGATAAG